In Eubalaena glacialis isolate mEubGla1 chromosome 2, mEubGla1.1.hap2.+ XY, whole genome shotgun sequence, a single genomic region encodes these proteins:
- the LINS1 gene encoding protein Lines homolog 1 isoform X2 — protein MRKRKRLVLSVNYGGSEGAGARSNGGAKAEWLQSDPWQTCMFQTSDKLLSHMAAKCLALLLYFQLKEKITLSNSWISFCQKNLSEYSESDKVVYCLWMLTFVIKEIFKDTCSQKTEILKQFLTPFDTIFEVFYNSLFSQHFENHQDTSKLINSLICFLELLELLIASRIHLKLHFTCQRILFLKPSCVFDVITWPIQAFVKRKFIIFIKKCLLCKVGEDLSRGSVPTFMAPDHPLDVDLLALADAVLQAVDLGLLRTLSVYGKPSCFGGDEVQPGCECVPGPDHVILRAASLLIIRSLEIKFQNGASANEMKVDLQRFMSELLTFLKPHLQPSLQSHNLCEWLSRVFIEQDDDMLEAAKTAMGIYLKLTRECEATESLTQEKEMWNHHTHENGYNPHCIFLFLLKNIGFDSTVLLDFLISSETCFLEYFVRYLKLLQKDWDNFFTICKYFDITESKDNINICCCISSLVQDRSSNQTEPSPVAVLGNHRDAHAWVSWASEASSEPLNHAVMSEEAQATLQANSLSPPRTSQSLVDYETSDDSEEESTGQRLANSRLTSLHQEAMKKIQDTVGTSRDKKELSLESQSRSLVPKESNTPFSVDCDIGPNNIASKVGISHRTVKCFEELQGAIYRLQKKNLFPYNPTALLKLLKHIETIYNRSMTPL, from the exons acCTGTATGTTCCAAACCTCGGATAAATTGTTATCTCACATGGCTGCAAAGTGCCTTGCACTACTTCTGTATTTCCAACTGAAGGAAAAG ATAACATTGAGTAATTCCTGGATTTCTTTTTGCcaaaaaaatctttctgaataTTCTGAAAGTGATAAAGTAGTATACTGCCTCTGGATGCTTACCTTTGTaataaaagaaatctttaaagatACATGTTCACAAAAAACAG aaaTTCTAAAGCAGTTCCTGACTCCTTTTGACACTATTTTTGAAGTCTTTTACAATTCCTTATTTTCTCAGCATTTTGAAAACCACCAAGATACTTCTAAACTAATAAATAGCTTGATATGTTTCCTGGAATTGCTTGAACTTCTTATAGCCTCCAGAATCCACCTGAAGTTACATTTCACTTGccagaggattttatttttgaaacctTCTTGCGTGTTCGACGTTATTACCTGGCCTATTCAGGCTTTTGTCAAAAGGAAATTCATCATATTCATCAAAAAGTGCCTTCTCTGCAAAGTGGGTGAAGACCTTTCTCGGGGATCTGTCCCTACCTTCATGGCACCAGATCATCCTTTAGATGTGGACCTGTTGGCTTTGGCTGATGCTGTTTTGCAAGCTGTGGATTTGGGCTTGTTGAGGACACTGTCTGTCTATGGAAAACCTTCCTGCTTTGGAGGCGATGAAGTCCAACCTGGATGTGAGTGTGTCCCTGGTCCAGATCATGTGATCCTTAGAGCAGCGAGCTTACTTATCATTAGATCCTTAGAAATCAAGTTTCAAAATGGTGCTTCAGCGAATGAAATGAAAG TTGATTTACAGAGGTTCATGTCTGAGTTACTGACCTTCTTAAAGCCTCACCTTCAGCCCTCTCTGCAATCACACAATCTTTGCGAGTGGTTGTCTAGGGTCTTCATAGAACAAGACGATGACATGCTGGAGGCTGCCAAAACAGCAATGGGCATCTACCTGAAGTTGACCAG AGAATGTGAAGCTACTGAAAGCTTgacccaagaaaaagaaatgtggaaCCATCACACACATGAAAATGGCTATAATCCacactgtatttttttattcttactaAAAAATATAGGATTTGATTCTACAGTTCTTCTTGATTTTTTGATTTCATCAGAAACctgttttcttgaatattttgttagatatttaaaattattgcaaAAAGACTGGGATAATTTTTTCACCATTTGCAAGTACTTTGATATAACTGAATCTAAAgataacataaatatttgttgttgtatCTCCTCACTTGTCCAAGACAGAAGCAGCAACCAAACAGAACCTAGTCCTGTGGCTGTTCTTGGTAATCACAGAGATGCTCATGCTTGGGTCTCCTGGGCTTCTGAAGCTTCTTCTGAACCACTGAACCATGCTGTGATGTCTGAGGAGGCCCAGGCCACACTCCAGGCTAATAGTCTGTCTCCCCCACGAACTTCTCAAAGTCTGGTAGATTATGAAACCTCTGATGATTCTGAAGAAGAATCCACAGGCCAGCGTTTAGCGAACAGTAGACTAACATCTTTACACCAAGAAGCAATGAAGAAAATTCAGGACACAGTTGGAACAAGTAGGGATAAAAAAGAACTTAGCCTGGAATCTCAGTCAAGGTCTCTGGTTCCCAAAGAATCTAATACTCCCTTCTCTGTTGATTGTGACATAGGCCCAAATAACATTGCTTCTAAAGTGGGAATATCTCACAGAACAGTAAAGTGCTTTGAAGAGCTACAAGGTGCCATTTATCGTTTGCAGAAGAAAAATCTGTTCCCATATAATCCAACAGCACTTTTGAAGTTGTTAAAACATATTGAGACAATATATAATAGAAGTATGACTCCTTTGTAA